In Nicotiana tabacum cultivar K326 chromosome 19, ASM71507v2, whole genome shotgun sequence, one DNA window encodes the following:
- the LOC107774499 gene encoding uncharacterized protein LOC107774499: MEFSDEWKSLWPISSSYSPPLLLSNYSHEEKSSSKRRRIDSPIGPLIFKPCAETLRLLLRSPLLSTRLPPPVPEFCLPRFLQTSSSTLPSTASSIATQFITPQVSESIHNFNAIQLLPCPNIGETNKPNSVLGFFPTGENYDQVGYFILCFEDKQVVVKKFKNGKSLLVHNHKLNCRILRLLVNPVTVSEIDDSACLSTFGYLLVCTLYSVYWYSVKMGVKGVGSVTVDYVGSADRNLFKGCAVSHACWSPHLREECVVLLENGNLYLFDMGSCVRSRTLFACDVLQGKKLQVLWDKLDRDGEWLSCEFSWHPKILIVANSRAVFLVDLRSEKCKVCTLLKIEAVSLGRSDRFLALSRVESDPFCFAVVSGRMLLLCDVRKPLMPLLRWVHGLNNPGYMIVLRLSDLRPSSIDDKWAWATESGRCILVGSFWDSEFALFCYGPGRNHGREFPEMSRLSKSVYAWSKPSSLSLSGRDCCCESCLMRADFSKDILPDWINWRQTEVLVLGFGILNNGLPIQLVDTDNSVGFLLVRLMSCGSLEAQRYTAAWDSEERSESPYGGKSLCSENNLLYDMSIGELELKKKSYYLNLDFLKGYLNGKLTKILSRKHIDNQKESEENPAEVHLQICQKLKECGITRLRPSQTVFDVIRGISFPASIYEISIESICASLPNTLLGLAFSAFSRFPEVHLKPKKGSLELFDILDKLYPLPFPLHKCCIDETSEKVQSPSSSSAPILPPPFLVALYSLQIAERDILPLDAEFRLQSDKVMKVAHEIGLSHTGTEPGDGCSVSVDADTECPSSVIEKMKPLCLHEPVAFSDCNISKMDSVGVEPDKRFTSFIHKNHQEPVSSASKELTGMELFDEGCPVELKFNDSFIVLQANELETFKLLKQKDLGFQKSFQLYQEYLSG; encoded by the coding sequence ATGGAATTCTCGGACGAGTGGAAGTCTCTATGGCCTATATCTTCATCCTATTCGCCACCACTTCTACTATCAAATTATTCACATGAAGAAAAATCCTCCTCAAAACGACGCCGTATTGATAGTCCAATTGGCCCTTTGATTTTCAAGCCATGTGCAGAAACCCTAAGACTACTCCTCCGGTCGCCATTGTTATCAACTCGGCTTCCTCCTCCAGTTCCTGAGTTTTGTCTACCAAGATTTCTACAAACTTCAAGTAGTACACTTCCTTCTACAGCTTCTTCAATTGCTACACAGTTTATTACTCCACAGGTTTCTGAATCAATTCACAACTTTAATGCAATCCAATTGCTCCCTTGCCCTAATATTGGTGAAACTAACAAACCTAATTCGGTTCTTGGATTTTTTCCAACTGGGGAAAATTATGACCAAGTTGGGTATTTTATACTATGTTTTGAGGATAAACAAGTTGTGGTTAAGAAATTTAAGAATGGGAAATCTTTGTTAGTGCATAATCACAAGTTGAATTGTAGGATTTTGAGGTTATTAGTAAACCCAGTTACTGTTAGTGAAATTGATGATAGTGCTTGTTTATCTACTTTTGGGTATTTATTGGTTTGTACTTTGTATTCTGTTTATTGGTATAGTGTGAAGATGGGGGTTAAAGGTGTTGGCAGTGTTACGGTAGATTATGTGGGTAGTGCTGATAGAAACTTGTTTAAGGGTTGTGCTGTTTCTCATGCTTGTTGGAGTCCACATTTGAGAGAAGAGTGTGTTGTGTTGTTGGAAAATGGGAACTTGTACTTGTTTGATATGGGTTCTTGCGTGAGGAGTCGGACTTTGTTTGCTTGTGATGTATTGCAAGGGAAGAAATTGCAGGTTTTGTGGGACAAGTTGGATAGAGATGGAGAGTGGCTAAGCTGTGAATTTAGCTGGCATCCGAAGATTTTGATTGTTGCCAATTCAAGGGCTGTGTTTTTGGTGGATTTGAGGTCGGAGAAGTGCAAAGTCTGCACCTTGCTAAAGATTGAGGCAGTGTCGTTGGGTAGAAGTGATAGATTTCTTGCACTCTCTAGAGTGGAGTCTGATCCCTTTTGTTTTGCTGTAGTTTCTGGTCGCATGCTTCTTCTTTGTGATGTGAGGAAGCCATTAATGCCATTGTTGCGGTGGGTACATGGCCTGAATAATCCAGGTTACATGATTGTTTTAAGATTGTCAGACCTTAGGCCAAGCTCAATAGATGATAAATGGGCATGGGCGACCGAATCAGGGCGTTGCATTTTGGTAGGATCATTTTGGGACAGTGAATTTGCTCTATTCTGCTATGGGCCAGGTAGAAATCACGGCCGTGAGTTTCCTGAAATGTCGAGGCTCAGTAAATCGGTATATGCTTGGAGCAAACCTTCAAGCCTCTCACTTTCTGGTCGTGATTGTTGTTGTGAAAGTTGTCTTATGAGAGCAGATTTCTCTAAAGACATTCTTCCTGATTGGATTAATTGGAGGCAAACGGAAGTCCTTGTTTTGGGGTTTGGTATTCTCAATAATGGCCTTCCTATCCAATTAGTTGATACTGATAATTCTGTTGGGTTTTTGCTTGTAAGATTAATGTCATGTGGCAGTTTAGAAGCTCAGAGATACACTGCAGCATGGGACTCTGAAGAAAGGTCAGAATCACCTTATGGAGGGAAATCTCTGTGCTCTGAAAATAACCTTCTGTATGATATGAGTATCGGAGAGTtggaattgaaaaagaaatcttACTACCTGAACCTTGACTTTCTAAAAGGGTATCTAAATGGAAAACTAACTAAAATCCTTAGTAGGAAACACATAGACAACCAAAAGGAATCCGAAGAAAATCCAGCAGAGGTCCACCTGCAAATATGTCAGAAGCTTAAAGAATGTGGCATCACAAGACTGAGGCCATCTCAAACCGTTTTTGATGTTATCAGAGGTATCAGCTTTCCCGCAAGCATTTATGAGATTTCTATAGAAAGCATTTGCGCCAGTTTGCCGAATACTCTTCTAGGGCTGGCTTTTTCTGCCTTCTCAAGATTCCCTGAAGTTCACCTGAAACCAAAGAAAGGTTCTCTAGAATTGTTTGATATTTTGGACAAACTATATCCACTGCCTTTTCCCTTGCATAAATGTTGTATTGATGAGACATCAGAAAAAGTTCAGTCTCCTAGTTCTTCTTCTGCTCCAATTCTTCCTCCTCCTTTTCTGGTGGCTCTTTATAGCCTTCAAATAGCAGAAAGAGATATATTGCCACTTGATGCTGAATTTAGGCTTCAGAGTGATAAAGTTATGAAGGTGGCCCATGAAATCGGTCTGTCACACACTGGTACTGAGCCTGGTGATGGCTGTTCAGTTTCCGTTGATGCAGATACTGAATGCCCTAGCAGTGTGATTGAAAAAATGAAGCCTCTCTGTTTGCATGAACCTGTGGCATTCTCTGACTGTAATATCTCTAAAATGGACTCTGTCGGAGTAGAACCTGATAAAAGATTTACATCCTTCATCCATAAAAACCACCAAGAACCTGTCTCAAGTGCTAGCAAAGAGCTGACAGGAATGGAGTTGTTCGATGAGGGGTGCCCAGTAGAGCTCAAATTCAATGATAGTTTCATCGTACTGCAGGCAAATGAGCTGGAAACGTTTAAGTTGTTGAAACAAAAGGACTTAGGTTTCCAGAAAAGCTTTCAGTTGTATCAAGAGTATTTAAGTGGTTGA